In a single window of the Bacteroidota bacterium genome:
- the dnaA gene encoding chromosomal replication initiator protein DnaA, which produces MDKSFEKVWENCLSIIKDNVSAQSFKTWFEPIKPLKLTSNVLTIQVPSQFFYEWLEEHYITLLKKTVKKELGTEGRLEYSIVMENSFANAKPYSIKIPTSNKKALVNSPVTMPLDISNKEIRNPFIIPGLKKVDVQSQLNANYSFENFVEGECNRLARSAGYAVAEKPGGTSFNPLLIYSAVGLGKTHLAQAIGIEIKNRHPNKTVLYVTAEKFMNQYIDSVRNNDQNDFIHFYQMIDVLIIDDVQFFAGKERTQDIFFHIFNHLHQNGKQIVLTSDKPPVEMQGVEQRLLSRFKWGLSADLQSPDLETRIAILEKKIYADGIDMPKEVIEYLAYSITTNIRELEGALISLLAQSSMNKKAITLELAKSMIDKFVKNTAREVSIDYIQKVVSDYFDLPIELLKSKTRKREVVQARQIAMYFSKSMTKSSLASIGMQCGNKDHATVLHACRTVNNLIDTDKRFKTYITELEKKISVI; this is translated from the coding sequence ATGGATAAAAGTTTTGAAAAAGTTTGGGAAAATTGTCTCAGTATAATAAAAGACAACGTAAGTGCACAAAGTTTCAAAACCTGGTTCGAACCAATAAAACCGCTTAAGCTTACTTCTAATGTATTAACCATTCAAGTGCCCAGTCAATTTTTTTACGAATGGCTCGAAGAACATTACATTACTTTACTTAAAAAAACGGTTAAAAAAGAATTAGGTACCGAAGGAAGATTAGAATATAGTATTGTAATGGAAAATTCATTTGCCAATGCAAAACCTTATTCTATTAAGATTCCAACCAGCAATAAAAAAGCCTTGGTTAATTCCCCGGTTACCATGCCGTTGGATATCAGCAATAAGGAAATCCGTAATCCATTTATTATTCCGGGCTTAAAAAAGGTGGATGTACAATCGCAATTAAACGCGAACTATTCATTCGAAAATTTTGTTGAAGGTGAATGTAACCGTTTGGCCCGTTCGGCCGGTTATGCTGTTGCCGAAAAACCGGGAGGCACCTCTTTTAATCCACTCCTTATATATAGTGCAGTTGGTTTAGGTAAAACTCACCTTGCTCAAGCAATCGGTATTGAAATTAAAAATCGTCATCCCAATAAAACCGTATTGTATGTTACTGCCGAAAAGTTCATGAATCAATACATCGATTCGGTGCGCAACAACGATCAAAATGATTTTATTCATTTCTATCAAATGATTGATGTGTTGATTATTGATGATGTACAGTTCTTTGCAGGTAAAGAAAGAACGCAGGATATTTTCTTCCACATATTTAATCACTTACATCAAAACGGAAAACAAATTGTACTTACCTCCGACAAACCGCCGGTTGAAATGCAAGGTGTTGAACAACGCTTACTGTCGCGCTTTAAATGGGGATTATCAGCCGATTTACAATCACCCGATTTGGAAACACGTATCGCGATTTTGGAAAAGAAAATTTATGCCGATGGAATTGACATGCCGAAGGAAGTTATTGAATACCTTGCCTATAGCATTACAACCAATATACGTGAACTTGAAGGAGCTTTAATTTCATTGCTGGCTCAATCAAGTATGAACAAAAAAGCAATTACGCTTGAACTTGCCAAATCAATGATTGACAAGTTTGTAAAAAATACTGCACGCGAAGTGTCCATTGATTATATTCAAAAAGTAGTTTCCGATTATTTTGATCTACCAATTGAATTATTAAAATCAAAAACTCGCAAACGTGAAGTTGTACAGGCACGTCAAATAGCTATGTACTTTTCAAAAAGCATGACCAAATCATCTTTGGCCAGCATTGGAATGCAGTGTGGAAATAAAGACCATGCAACCGTTTTACATGCTTGTCGTACAGTAAATAATTTAATTGACACCGATAAACGCTTTAAAACATATATCACTGAACTGGAGAAAAAAATCAGTGTAATTTAA
- a CDS encoding low molecular weight phosphotyrosine protein phosphatase, with translation MQLKILMVCLGNICRSPLAEGIMRQKIEKYKLNALVDSAGTIANHVGQHPDSRSIANGLKHQVDISTLIARQFTKSDFDKFDLIYVMDASNYKNVIGMARNTEDKKKVNLLLNELYPRTDLEVPDPYFGGDEGFEKVYHLLDLACENLAMNLAKH, from the coding sequence ATGCAATTAAAAATACTCATGGTATGCCTTGGAAATATTTGCCGCTCACCCCTAGCGGAAGGTATTATGCGCCAAAAAATTGAGAAATACAAGCTAAATGCACTGGTTGATTCAGCCGGTACTATTGCTAACCATGTGGGCCAACATCCCGATAGTCGAAGCATTGCTAACGGCTTAAAACACCAGGTTGACATTTCAACGTTGATAGCACGTCAATTTACAAAAAGCGATTTTGATAAGTTTGATTTAATCTATGTGATGGATGCATCCAATTATAAAAACGTAATTGGAATGGCGCGAAACACAGAAGATAAAAAAAAGGTAAACCTCCTACTTAATGAATTGTATCCCCGCACCGATTTAGAGGTGCCGGACCCTTACTTTGGTGGTGATGAAGGTTTTGAAAAAGTTTACCATTTGTTGGATTTAGCTTGTGAAAATTTGGCGATGAATTTAGCCAAACACTAA
- the asnB gene encoding asparagine synthase (glutamine-hydrolyzing) produces MCGIVGAYSFKETAPNNDQFLTAVQSLSKRGPDGQGVFAHKQVTLGHTRLSIIDTSNDGAQPFTDNSGRFTIIFNGEFFNYLEHRKLLQEKGFKFRSQSDTEVLLQLYIEEGPECLKKVNGFFALAIYDKNENTLFVARDRMGVKPLVYYYDAENFVFASELKALLKLNIPKEIDTVSLQHYLHLNYIPAPHSIFKKVKKLAPGTYFFLKQNQLQEKVYYHIEDRSSGPAQVNDYEKAKLKLVELMEESVRLRMISDVPLGCFLSGGIDSSVITALAAKQTKHLSTFSIGFKDEPLFDETYYAQLVAKKYATNHTVFSLSNSDLFEHLQGALNYLDEPFADSSALAVYILSKETRKKVTVALSGDGADELFAGYNKHYAAYNSSQQTITNAALKHSQWLWKALPKSRNSKLGNLARKFEKYSEGLNLTPPERYWRWAGFTSGNESFNLLHPSVQKSFPLEEAAKRKMHVLRHVSSNMNSILLSDMELVLVNDMLTKVDLMSMANSLEVRTPFLDYNVVDFAFSLPEQFKIDEKQRKKIVKDAFRSHLPEELYSRNKQGFEVPLLTWFRTELKSTIDELLDVNYLEEQKLINPAEVSRLKLKLTSNDPGDSVARIWALIVFQNWYKNFAK; encoded by the coding sequence ATGTGCGGAATCGTTGGTGCTTATAGCTTTAAAGAAACAGCCCCAAATAATGATCAATTTTTAACGGCAGTTCAAAGTTTAAGCAAGCGTGGACCTGATGGGCAAGGTGTATTTGCTCACAAGCAAGTAACCTTGGGACATACGCGACTTTCAATTATTGATACCAGCAACGATGGCGCTCAACCGTTTACCGATAATTCAGGACGTTTTACCATAATTTTTAACGGGGAGTTTTTTAATTACCTCGAGCACCGAAAACTATTGCAAGAGAAAGGATTTAAGTTTCGCTCACAGAGCGATACAGAAGTTTTGTTACAACTATATATAGAAGAAGGTCCTGAATGTCTTAAAAAGGTAAATGGATTTTTTGCACTAGCCATTTACGATAAAAATGAAAATACACTTTTTGTTGCACGCGATCGAATGGGTGTAAAGCCGCTTGTGTATTATTATGATGCTGAAAATTTTGTATTTGCTTCCGAATTAAAAGCATTGTTAAAGTTGAATATTCCAAAAGAAATTGATACAGTTTCGCTGCAACACTATTTGCATTTGAATTATATTCCTGCACCGCACAGTATATTTAAGAAAGTTAAAAAGTTAGCCCCCGGCACCTATTTTTTTCTGAAACAAAATCAACTGCAAGAAAAAGTATACTATCACATTGAAGATAGATCATCCGGTCCTGCTCAGGTGAACGATTATGAAAAAGCAAAACTAAAACTGGTTGAACTCATGGAAGAATCGGTGAGGCTGCGTATGATTTCGGATGTTCCTTTAGGTTGTTTCTTAAGTGGAGGTATAGATTCGTCGGTTATTACAGCCCTTGCTGCGAAGCAAACCAAACACCTTTCAACTTTTTCAATTGGATTTAAAGATGAGCCTTTATTTGATGAAACATATTATGCACAGTTAGTTGCTAAAAAATATGCTACCAATCATACTGTATTTTCACTCAGCAATTCCGATTTATTTGAGCATTTGCAAGGTGCACTAAATTACCTCGACGAACCCTTTGCTGATTCGTCGGCATTAGCAGTTTACATACTAAGCAAAGAAACCCGCAAAAAAGTAACTGTTGCGCTTTCGGGAGATGGTGCGGATGAACTTTTTGCAGGTTATAATAAACATTATGCAGCTTATAATTCATCGCAACAAACTATTACAAATGCAGCATTGAAGCACAGTCAATGGCTTTGGAAAGCCTTGCCCAAATCGCGCAATTCGAAGTTGGGGAACCTTGCGCGAAAATTTGAAAAATACAGTGAAGGACTCAACTTAACTCCACCCGAACGTTATTGGCGTTGGGCAGGATTTACGAGTGGGAACGAAAGTTTTAATTTACTGCACCCTTCTGTACAAAAGAGCTTTCCTTTAGAAGAAGCGGCGAAGCGAAAAATGCATGTGCTTCGACATGTTTCGAGCAACATGAATTCAATTTTATTAAGTGACATGGAATTAGTGCTTGTAAACGACATGCTTACAAAGGTTGATTTAATGAGCATGGCGAATAGTTTAGAAGTGCGTACACCCTTTTTAGATTACAATGTAGTTGATTTTGCTTTTAGCCTTCCCGAACAATTCAAAATTGATGAGAAGCAACGAAAAAAAATTGTGAAAGATGCTTTTCGCTCCCACTTACCGGAAGAATTGTATAGCCGCAATAAGCAAGGATTTGAAGTGCCTTTGTTAACTTGGTTTAGAACCGAATTAAAAAGTACAATTGATGAGTTATTGGATGTAAATTATTTAGAAGAACAAAAACTAATAAACCCGGCAGAAGTAAGTCGTTTGAAATTGAAATTAACTTCAAATGATCCGGGAGACAGTGTGGCGCGCATTTGGGCGCTAATTGTGTTTCAAAACTGGTATAAAAATTTTGCAAAGTAA
- a CDS encoding glycosyltransferase produces the protein MPRILRITNRFNLGGPTYNVAYLSKYLAPEFETLLVGGTKDESEEGSEYIVENLGLKPMILPEMRREINLLNDYRAYKKLKQIIHEFKPDIVHTHAAKAGALGRLAAISCGVPVIYHTFHGHIFNSFYFGKLKTAFYKIVEQYLAKKSSKVIAISQKQANELVDQHQIFTADKLLIIPLGFDLQKFQDNQVEKRNSFRKRYGIKEDELVISIIGRLVMIKNHGLFLEAIHHIRQHTSKKIRVLIVGDGAERKSIEEKAKHLQLEFSDGDAKEFKLITFTSWLKDIDVVCAGSDIIALTSFDEGTPVSLIEAQAANKPIVSTNVGGIENVVIPGQTALLSKNNEMLPYAENLLRVVNDDALRASMAEKGWEHVKNKFHFTRLVNDMRTSYLQSLSDYRI, from the coding sequence ATGCCTCGAATATTAAGAATTACCAATCGTTTCAACTTGGGAGGACCAACCTACAATGTGGCCTATTTGAGTAAATACCTGGCACCCGAATTTGAAACCTTATTGGTTGGAGGAACCAAAGACGAAAGCGAAGAAGGATCGGAATACATTGTCGAAAATCTTGGTTTAAAACCAATGATACTTCCTGAAATGCGTCGTGAAATTAATTTGTTAAACGATTATAGAGCCTATAAAAAACTGAAACAAATTATCCACGAATTTAAACCCGATATTGTACATACACATGCTGCAAAAGCCGGTGCCTTGGGACGTTTGGCAGCTATATCTTGTGGAGTTCCGGTAATTTACCATACCTTTCATGGACATATTTTTAATTCGTTTTATTTTGGAAAATTAAAGACCGCTTTTTATAAAATAGTAGAACAATATTTAGCAAAAAAAAGCAGTAAAGTAATTGCTATCAGTCAAAAGCAAGCAAATGAACTGGTTGATCAACATCAAATTTTTACAGCCGATAAACTATTAATTATTCCATTAGGATTTGATTTACAAAAGTTTCAGGATAATCAAGTTGAAAAAAGAAACAGTTTTAGAAAGCGCTACGGAATTAAAGAGGACGAATTAGTAATTTCAATTATTGGGCGTTTGGTGATGATTAAAAACCATGGATTGTTTTTGGAAGCTATTCATCATATTCGGCAACATACTTCTAAAAAAATTCGTGTTTTAATTGTAGGCGATGGAGCTGAACGAAAATCGATTGAAGAAAAAGCAAAACACTTGCAGCTTGAATTTAGCGATGGAGACGCGAAGGAATTTAAACTCATCACCTTTACTTCATGGTTAAAAGATATTGATGTGGTTTGTGCCGGTTCCGACATCATAGCGCTTACCAGTTTTGATGAGGGAACCCCGGTTAGCTTAATTGAAGCACAGGCAGCCAATAAACCAATCGTTTCTACCAATGTTGGAGGCATTGAAAATGTTGTTATTCCAGGTCAAACGGCATTATTAAGTAAAAACAATGAAATGTTACCCTATGCCGAAAATTTACTTAGGGTGGTCAACGACGATGCTTTACGAGCATCGATGGCTGAAAAAGGCTGGGAACATGTTAAAAATAAATTCCATTTTACCCGATTGGTGAACGATATGCGAACCAGTTACCTTCAATCTCTGTCAGACTATCGGATTTAG
- a CDS encoding polysaccharide biosynthesis/export family protein, with amino-acid sequence MKKGLFAVVILLVTLSSCRSLRPNIMMKTPKDYKFDVPQDSISPEYRIQPNDNFDFRIFTNDGFKLIDLTSLNIASNSVNINQSLDYVVEFDGKVKLPMLGRIQVAGLTLRQAEFMLEEKYADYYVKPFIILKITNKKVFVFTGNSDKANIVILANDETNVLQALASAGGITNDGKAYKIKLLRGELKNPQVFLFDLSTIEGIKKAGMTLQSNDIIYVEPVPRIGKSLVAEIAPYVSLLSSILIIITFSRTFQ; translated from the coding sequence ATGAAAAAAGGATTGTTTGCTGTTGTTATTCTGTTAGTTACACTTTCATCGTGCCGGTCGTTGCGCCCTAATATTATGATGAAAACGCCGAAGGATTATAAGTTTGATGTCCCTCAAGATTCGATTTCGCCCGAATACCGGATTCAACCCAATGACAATTTTGACTTTAGGATATTTACGAATGATGGTTTTAAGCTGATCGATTTAACCTCTTTAAATATTGCTAGTAATTCGGTAAACATTAATCAATCACTCGATTATGTTGTTGAATTTGACGGTAAAGTGAAATTGCCCATGTTGGGACGTATTCAGGTAGCTGGTTTAACCTTGCGACAAGCAGAATTTATGTTGGAAGAAAAATATGCCGATTACTACGTTAAACCTTTCATAATATTAAAAATCACCAATAAAAAAGTGTTTGTTTTTACAGGAAATTCAGATAAAGCAAATATTGTAATCTTGGCAAACGACGAAACCAATGTGTTGCAGGCTTTGGCCTCGGCAGGTGGAATTACCAATGATGGAAAGGCCTATAAAATTAAATTGCTTCGTGGTGAATTAAAAAACCCACAAGTATTTTTATTTGATTTAAGCACCATCGAAGGAATTAAAAAAGCCGGTATGACACTTCAATCAAATGACATTATTTATGTTGAACCTGTACCACGCATTGGAAAAAGCCTAGTTGCCGAAATAGCTCCTTATGTGAGTTTACTCTCAAGCATACTAATTATCATTACTTTTTCTAGAACGTTCCAGTGA
- a CDS encoding polysaccharide biosynthesis tyrosine autokinase has translation MIKKNSTIQEEFDLSLFLFITKRSLSWALVFFIIALISAYLFVRYSTEEYQTSAVIQINQENTASTILNVSNPLEPQEKIDSKIELLRSKVFLNRALAKLPLQISYYNKGTFKTYENYVSSGYVIEVYVKDDAVYGRPFFIDFISYSEVEISFLAPATGEKVTQNYKTNVWNKLPEVDFRVKIIDFKKVVSNKNIVNKVIQYFVINNPENISAVYSPNLHIKLLSADANTIRITVKDNNPRKCSDIANTIAAEFITYDVERKAQSSTKILGFIDKQLDAVYQQLSTTENKIQEFRLENKLSDPERFSQTYIKQMSDFEIETLNLNLDKAVIDEVAKALSRDKDPDVYHLLAILAGTPYANTFAYLIKPLEDLLSKRELTLYDATNSNNQIKIIDDQIEEKRKQLYNGIRTIQEKLDFKQQNLKYRIDESEKKFSSLPPKEVEYARLTRLYSINEKFYTLLLDKKAEYSISNAGYVSQNVILENSDVPSFPVFPNNNMILGIAFVLATLVSLSLIVIRYILHNNVTSTADIMKYTDAAILGLIPKYKKEVPISQLLVDQNPKSSIAEAFRSVRTNMQFISDSLGPKVISVTSSISGEGKTFVSINLGGIIAYAGKKVIIIDLDMRKPKIHIGFNTSNDKGMSTVLIGKTSIAECIQHSSLKNLDFITAGPIPPNPSELILTKRMEEVIDELKKTYDAVIIDNPPVGIVSDGLNNLKRADYPIFIFRSNYSKRFFFENVNNIVKEHNIKNLSIILNGVDSIHPGYGYGYGYGYGYGYGYYDDDSRNKPKPWYKKIFKRKTNAAYGYRY, from the coding sequence GTGATAAAGAAAAACTCAACCATACAGGAAGAATTTGACCTGAGTTTATTTCTTTTTATTACGAAAAGAAGTTTATCGTGGGCGCTGGTATTTTTTATCATTGCGCTTATTTCAGCGTATTTGTTTGTGCGGTATTCAACTGAGGAATATCAAACTTCAGCCGTTATTCAGATAAATCAGGAAAATACTGCCAGTACTATTTTAAACGTATCAAACCCGCTTGAGCCGCAGGAAAAAATTGACAGTAAAATAGAATTATTACGCTCTAAAGTTTTTCTAAATAGAGCACTTGCAAAATTACCACTTCAAATTTCGTATTACAATAAAGGAACTTTTAAAACCTACGAGAACTATGTTTCAAGCGGCTACGTAATTGAAGTATATGTAAAAGACGATGCTGTTTATGGAAGGCCTTTCTTTATCGATTTTATTTCTTACTCGGAGGTTGAAATCTCTTTTTTAGCCCCGGCTACCGGAGAAAAAGTAACTCAAAATTACAAAACCAATGTGTGGAACAAATTGCCCGAAGTTGATTTTAGAGTAAAAATTATCGACTTTAAAAAAGTTGTTTCAAATAAAAATATCGTTAACAAAGTGATTCAATACTTTGTTATTAATAATCCCGAAAATATATCTGCTGTTTACAGTCCTAATTTACATATTAAATTACTCAGTGCTGATGCTAACACTATTCGAATTACAGTAAAAGACAACAATCCACGTAAGTGTAGCGATATTGCCAATACCATTGCTGCTGAATTTATTACCTACGATGTGGAGCGAAAAGCTCAAAGTTCTACCAAAATCCTTGGTTTTATCGACAAGCAACTCGACGCTGTATATCAACAACTGAGCACAACCGAAAATAAAATTCAGGAATTCAGACTGGAAAATAAATTATCGGATCCTGAGCGTTTTTCGCAGACTTACATTAAACAAATGAGTGATTTTGAAATTGAAACACTCAACTTAAATTTAGACAAGGCAGTAATTGATGAGGTTGCAAAAGCGCTTTCGCGAGACAAAGATCCCGATGTATATCATTTATTGGCCATACTCGCCGGAACGCCTTATGCCAATACATTTGCATACTTAATTAAACCACTCGAAGATTTATTGTCGAAGCGTGAACTCACTTTGTACGACGCAACTAATAGCAATAATCAAATAAAAATTATTGACGATCAAATTGAAGAAAAGCGTAAACAATTGTACAATGGTATTAGAACCATTCAAGAAAAGTTAGATTTTAAACAACAAAATTTAAAATACAGAATTGATGAATCGGAAAAGAAATTTTCATCCTTACCACCTAAAGAGGTGGAGTACGCCCGTTTAACTCGCTTGTATTCCATCAACGAAAAGTTTTATACGCTTTTATTGGATAAGAAAGCAGAATATTCAATTTCGAATGCGGGTTATGTTTCACAAAACGTAATTTTAGAAAATTCAGATGTTCCCTCCTTTCCTGTTTTTCCGAACAACAACATGATATTGGGAATAGCCTTTGTATTGGCAACTTTGGTATCGCTTAGTTTAATTGTGATTCGTTATATTTTACATAACAATGTTACTTCTACCGCCGATATCATGAAATATACGGATGCGGCTATCTTGGGATTGATTCCTAAATACAAAAAAGAGGTTCCTATTTCACAGTTGTTGGTTGATCAAAATCCAAAATCAAGTATTGCCGAAGCCTTTAGATCGGTGCGTACCAATATGCAATTTATTTCAGATTCACTTGGTCCGAAAGTTATTTCAGTAACCTCCTCGATTTCCGGTGAAGGAAAAACCTTTGTATCTATTAACCTAGGAGGTATTATTGCTTACGCTGGTAAAAAGGTAATTATTATTGACCTTGACATGCGTAAACCTAAAATCCACATCGGATTTAATACTTCCAACGACAAGGGAATGAGTACTGTATTAATTGGTAAAACTTCAATTGCAGAGTGTATTCAACACAGTTCTCTTAAAAATCTTGATTTCATTACAGCAGGACCAATTCCTCCTAATCCTTCGGAGTTAATTCTCACCAAACGAATGGAGGAAGTAATTGATGAATTAAAAAAAACCTACGATGCTGTTATTATCGATAATCCTCCTGTGGGAATTGTTTCGGATGGTTTAAATAATCTGAAGCGGGCCGACTATCCTATTTTTATTTTCCGATCTAATTATTCAAAACGCTTTTTCTTTGAGAATGTTAATAATATTGTAAAGGAACATAATATCAAGAACCTGTCTATTATACTCAACGGTGTGGATTCAATACACCCGGGCTATGGGTATGGGTATGGATATGGATATGGTTACGGTTATGGGTATTACGATGATGACTCAAGGAACAAACCAAAACCTTGGTATAAAAAAATATTTAAACGTAAAACAAACGCAGCGTATGGCTATCGCTATTGA
- the rfbC gene encoding dTDP-4-dehydrorhamnose 3,5-epimerase, translated as MAIAIETGIADLLVIQPNVFEDERGYFYESYNEDAYAKLGINLPFVQDNQSLSQKGVLRGLHFQNPPHAQGKLVRVIKGAVLDVVVDIRKDSATYGKHFAKELNEKNKTCLYVPPGFAHGFLTLENDTIFYYKCTRYYNKASEGAILWNDKGLGINWGITDPVLSEKDRAGQPFSEFKSLF; from the coding sequence ATGGCTATCGCTATTGAAACCGGTATTGCCGATTTATTGGTAATTCAACCCAATGTGTTTGAAGATGAACGTGGCTATTTTTACGAAAGCTACAATGAAGATGCGTATGCTAAATTGGGGATAAATTTACCTTTTGTACAAGACAATCAGTCCTTGTCGCAAAAAGGAGTTCTACGTGGATTGCATTTTCAAAATCCACCGCATGCACAAGGCAAATTGGTGCGCGTTATTAAAGGAGCAGTGTTGGATGTGGTAGTTGATATACGTAAAGACTCCGCTACTTATGGAAAACATTTCGCCAAAGAATTGAACGAAAAAAATAAAACATGTTTATATGTTCCACCAGGGTTTGCTCATGGATTTTTGACTCTTGAAAACGATACCATATTTTATTATAAATGCACCCGTTATTATAACAAGGCTTCAGAAGGAGCAATTTTATGGAATGACAAGGGATTGGGAATTAACTGGGGTATTACCGATCCTGTTTTATCTGAAAAAGATCGGGCAGGTCAACCTTTTTCTGAATTTAAAAGTTTGTTTTAA
- a CDS encoding undecaprenyl/decaprenyl-phosphate alpha-N-acetylglucosaminyl 1-phosphate transferase has product MRHVDESMVRLETKSKPAFGGISFYIIFLLSISIYSIFSEDKTIFHKQQFLGILLASSLGFIVGLADDAYNTRPYLKFSAQLICALILIFSGTYITLFDNVYLNYALTILWVVGIMNSINMLDNMDAITSLVSVFIIISALFVAYFIGKVDSVNFMILIGVLSSILGFLFYNWHPSKIYMGDTGSQFLGALLAAVGITYFWNTPFNPGLLSPSKQLLLTAIIFIIPIVDTTTVVINRLAKGKSPFVGGRDHTTHHLSYLGLSDRKVALLLGSIAFISFLICIYIVTSNNWTSLSVIIFGAYFLTIFGLLYSTTLKNKPEQKS; this is encoded by the coding sequence ATGCGCCATGTTGACGAAAGCATGGTACGTTTGGAAACAAAATCTAAACCTGCGTTTGGAGGAATTTCTTTTTACATCATTTTTTTACTTTCAATTTCAATTTATTCTATTTTTTCAGAAGATAAAACCATTTTTCATAAACAGCAATTTTTAGGAATTTTACTTGCTTCCTCTCTTGGATTTATTGTTGGATTGGCGGATGATGCCTACAATACTCGTCCGTATTTAAAATTCTCTGCTCAGCTTATTTGTGCACTTATATTAATTTTTAGTGGAACTTATATTACTTTGTTCGACAATGTGTATTTGAATTATGCACTCACTATTTTATGGGTAGTTGGAATAATGAATTCAATTAACATGCTCGACAACATGGATGCGATTACTTCACTCGTGTCGGTTTTCATTATTATTTCGGCCTTATTTGTTGCCTACTTTATTGGAAAAGTTGATTCAGTTAATTTTATGATTTTAATTGGAGTACTTTCATCAATTCTTGGATTTTTATTTTACAATTGGCATCCTTCAAAAATATACATGGGCGACACAGGTAGTCAATTTTTAGGCGCATTATTGGCTGCCGTTGGAATTACCTATTTTTGGAATACACCGTTTAATCCAGGATTACTATCACCAAGTAAACAATTATTATTAACAGCCATAATTTTTATTATTCCTATTGTTGATACAACTACGGTAGTAATTAATCGCCTGGCAAAAGGGAAGTCACCATTTGTAGGTGGACGTGATCACACTACTCACCATCTCTCCTATCTTGGATTAAGCGATCGCAAAGTTGCTCTGTTGTTAGGAAGTATCGCATTTATTTCATTTTTAATTTGTATCTACATTGTTACTTCAAACAACTGGACCAGTTTAAGTGTTATAATTTTTGGTGCCTATTTTTTAACCATATTTGGATTGCTGTATAGCACTACCTTAAAAAACAAACCTGAACAAAAGAGCTAA